In one window of Branchiostoma floridae strain S238N-H82 chromosome 14, Bfl_VNyyK, whole genome shotgun sequence DNA:
- the LOC118430801 gene encoding endothelin-converting enzyme homolog (The sequence of the model RefSeq protein was modified relative to this genomic sequence to represent the inferred CDS: added 182 bases not found in genome assembly): MRTVLEELDLDKAVSQAEKKAKLYYLSCMDANDTVEELGAKPLLDIIEDLGGWNATGTWNEENWDFPTLFNRLHQQFDLSPLFSAWVGTDDRNSSVNIFQVDQGGLGLPDRDYYLNKSATDEVLVAYLTYMTELGMLLGGDRNETMVLMSEVLDFETELANITTPDDQRRDQEIMYHRYNLSFLQGMAPMINWTQYFTTMLTNTGISVTPSEQLVVYAPEYLQHVTRLVSRTPNHVLNNYLVWKVVSLLAPYLSKPFQDAGHKMTQVLTGKTEREATWKECISETNEVAGFALGAMFVREAFHNSKAKAEEMIGEVKGAFIRNLPNLQWMDDETRRAAEDKAEAVYDMIGFPDYILDPEKLDKKYELLELRADDYFGNYVRFLAVDVLKNMKKLRQPVDRRKWSMTPPEVNAYYSPNKNEIVFPAGILQPPFYDPNSPKSLNFGGIGVVMGHELTHGFDDSGREFDKFGNLKPWWNNVSVAKFKQQAQCMVDQYSGYTINGEHVDGKQTLGENIADNGGLKSAFHAYEDWKRRNGDEVPLPAVGLSHNQLFFVSFAQVWCDRRTEQMAHEALLTDTHSPAKWRVIGTLSNSKDFARAFNCPVGSTMNPKDKCEVW; encoded by the exons ATGAGAACGGTGCTAG AGGAGCTTGACCTTGACAAAGCTGTAAGCCAAGCAGAGAAGAAAGCCAAGCTGTACTATCTCTCCTGCATGGATGCAAACGAT ACTGTGGAAGAATTAGGTGCCAAACCACTGTTAGACATTATCGAGGACTTGGGCGGGTGGAACGCTACAGGAACGTGGAACGAGGAGAACTGGGACTTCCCCACCCTGTTCAACAGACTTCACCAGCAGTTCGACTTGAGCCCGCTCTTTTCTGCTTGGGTCGGGACGGACGACAGGAACTCCTCTGTCAACATTTTCCAA GTTGACCAGGGAGGGTTAGGACTGCCTGACAGAGACTACTACCTGAACAAGAGCGCGACAGACGAGGTCCTGGTGGCGTACCTGACGTACATGACGGAGCTCGGCATGCTGCTGGGAGGGGACCGCAACGAGACCATGGTGCTGATGAGTGAAGTGCTGGATTTTGAAACGGAACTGGCAAAT ATAACAACACCAGATGATCAGAGACGAGACCAGGAGATCATGTATCACAGATATAACCTCAGCTTCCTGCAGGGTATGGCACCTATG ATCAACTGGACCCAGTACTTCACCACGATGCTGACAAACACAGGGATAAGTGTCACCCCTTCAGAACAGCTGGTGGTGTATGCACCTGAGTACCTACAACATGTCACCAGACTTGTCAGCAGAACTCCAAACCA TGTGTTGAACAACTACCTGGTCTGGAAGGTGGTGTCCCTGTTGGCACCATATCTCAGTAAACCATTCCAGGACGCAGGGCACAAGATGACCCAGGTCCTGACTGGGAAGACCGAGAGAGAGGCCACCTGGAAGGAGTGCATCTCCGAGACAAACGAGGTCGCCGGATTCGCCCTGGGAGCCATGTTTGTGAGGGAAGCTTTTCACAACAGCAAGGCCAAG GCAGAAGAGATGATAGGGGAGGTGAAGGGAGCCTTCATCAGGAACCTGCCAAACCTACAGTGGATGGATGATGAAACAAGAAGGGCAGCTGAGGACAAG ATGGTCCATGACCCCACCTGAGGTCAACGCCTACTACTCGCCCAACAAGAATGAAATTG TCTTCCCTGCAGGTATATTGCAGCCGCCATTTTATGACCCCAACAGCCCAAA GTCACTGAACTTTGGAGGCATAGGAGTGGTGATGGGACATGAATTGACTCATGGATTTGATGACTCAG gtcgtgagtttgataaGTTTGGGAACCTGAAGCCTTGGTGGAACAACGTCTCAGTAGCAAAGTTCAAACAACAAGCTCAGTGTATGGTGGACCAGTACTCAGGGTATACCATTAATGGGGAACAT GTTGATGGGAAACAAACATTAGGAGAGAACATTGCTGACAACGGTGGCTTGAAGTCTGCTTTTCAC GCATATGAAGACTGGAAGAGAAGAAATGGGGATGAGGTGCCTCTACCTGCTGTAGGGCTCAGTCACAACCAGCTTTTCTTTGTATCATTTGCTCAG GTATGGTGTGACCGCAGGACTGAACAGATGGCCCATGAGGCCTTGTTAACAGACACGCACAGCCCTGCAAAGTGGAG GGTCATCGGTACTCTGTCCAACTCCAAGGACTTTGCCAGGGCCTTCAACTGTCCAGTGGGAAGTACCATGAACCCAAAAGACAAGTGTGAAGTCTGGTAA